One genomic window of Quercus lobata isolate SW786 chromosome 9, ValleyOak3.0 Primary Assembly, whole genome shotgun sequence includes the following:
- the LOC115960734 gene encoding nascent polypeptide-associated complex subunit alpha-like protein 2 encodes MSPGPVVEAAEAETLLQTPTTDEPQKNLEPQNDEVVVEDVKDEDDEDDDDDDDDDEDDKEDGAQGGNESSKQSRSEKKSRKAMLKLGMKPVTGVSRVTIKRTKNILFFISKPDVFKSPHSETYVIFGEAKIEDLSSQLQTQAAQQFRMPDMGSIMAKSDVSPSAAGVQADEEEEEVDETGVEPRDIDLVMTQASVSRSKAVKALKTHSGDIVSAIMELTT; translated from the exons ATGTCACCAGGACCAGTTGTTGAGGCCGCCGAGGCCGAGACCTTGCTCCAGACCCCAACCACCGACGAGCCCCAGAAGAATCTTGAACCCCAG AACGACGAGGTTGTTGTTGAGGATGTGAAGGACGAGGATGACGAGgatgacgacgacgacgacgacgacgacgaggATGACAAGGAAGATGGGGCACAAg GTGGGAATGAGAGTTCTAAGCAGAGTAGAAGCGAGAAAAAGAGTCGCAAGGCAATGTTGAAGCTCGGCATGAAACCTGTTACCGGTGTTAGCAGGGTCACCATCAAGAGAACCAAAAAT ATACTGTTTTTCATCTCAAAACCTGATGTCTTTAAAAGCCCACATTCTGAGACCTACGTCATATTTGGggaggcaaagatagaggactTGAGCTCACAATTGCAGACACAGGCTGCCCAGCAGTTCAGGATGCCTGACATGGGATCTATTATGGCAAAATCAGACGTTTCTCCTTCAGCTGCTGGAGTGCAGGCTgatgaggaagaggaagaggtggACGAAACTGGCGTGGAGCCTCGGGACATTGATTTGGTCATGACACAGGCAAGTGTGTCAAGGAGCAAAGCTGTCAAGGCTCTCAAGACTCACAGTGGGGACATTGTCAGTGCTATCATGGAGCTCACCACTTAG